The following DNA comes from Bradyrhizobium sp. SK17.
GCTGGCACGATCACCAGCGCCAGCGCTGGCATTGGCAAGCCGGCTGCCGTGTATGAGCTGAAGAACCAGGACACCTACCAGCTCCTGCTCCGCGCTCAGCGCAACTGGTAATACCGGTTGATCTGACAGTGACCTAACAGAGCCCCCGGCGCCAAAACGCCGGGGGTTTTGCTTTGAGAGAGAGGTTCTGACGCCTCACGCGGCGAGCATGTCGCGCACCATCGGCACCACCTTGCGGCCGTACAGCTCGATGCTCTTCATCAGCTTCTCATGCGGCAGCGGGCCGGCCGAGTATTTCAGCTGGAAGCGCGCGACGCCGAGCGTCTTCACGGTCGATGCGATCTTGCGGGCGACCGTCTCCGGGGCGCCGACATACAGCGAACCGTGCTCGGCCTCCGCCACGAACTCGTCGCGACCCATCGGCGGCCAGCCGCGCTCCTTGCCGATCCGGTCCCGCATGACCTTGTAGTCCGGCCACAACTCCTCGCGGGCCTGGGTGTCGGTCTCGGCGATATAGCCCGGCGAATGCACGCCGATCGGCTGCGGTGTCCGGCCGAACTGCTGGTAGGCTCGCTGGTGCAGATCGACATAGGGCGCGAAGCGCTTGGGATCGCCGCCGATGATGGCGAGCATCAGCGGCAGGTCGTAGTGCGCCGCGCGCACCACCGATTCGGGACTGCCGCCGACGCCGATCCAGGTCTTCAGCCGGCCGTGCTCGACCGGCGGATAGACCGACTGGTCCTTGAGCGGCGGCCGCAGCTTGCCCTCCCAGCTCACCGGTTCCTGTTTCAGGAGCTCGGTGAACAGGTCGAGCTTCTCCTCGAACAGCTCGCTGTATTGCCTGAGGTCGAAGCCGAACAGCGGGAACGATTCGGTGAAGGAGCCGCGCCCGAGGATCACCTCGGCGCGGCCGTTGGAGACCGCATCGACAGTGGCGAAGCGCTGGAACACCCGGATCGGATCGTCCGAGCTCAGCACGGTCACCGCGGAGCCGAGGCGGATGTCCTTGGTGCGCGCGGCGATCGCCGCCAGCACGGTCTCAGGGGAAGAGATCGCGAAGTCGGCCCGGTGGTGCTCGCCGAGCCCGATGAAATCGATCCCGAGCTGATCGGCCAGCACCGCCTCGTCGACGACGTTGCGGATCACCTGGGCGTGCGGAAGCGGCGCGCCGGCCGCGTCCTTGGTGACGTCGCCGAACGTATCGAGCCCGAATTCGAGGGAGGTCGTCATCACATGGTCCAGTTGTCGGCGTGGCGGAGCATCCGCCACGGGCCACCCATCGCACGCAGGCTAGGAGGTCGTGTTGCCGCGGAGCTGTCCGCGAGCCTGCGCTGTGGAGCCTTGGGTTGGAGATGAGGGAAAGCTATTGCCTGTTCGGGGCCAGGCAAGGTC
Coding sequences within:
- a CDS encoding LLM class flavin-dependent oxidoreductase, producing MTTSLEFGLDTFGDVTKDAAGAPLPHAQVIRNVVDEAVLADQLGIDFIGLGEHHRADFAISSPETVLAAIAARTKDIRLGSAVTVLSSDDPIRVFQRFATVDAVSNGRAEVILGRGSFTESFPLFGFDLRQYSELFEEKLDLFTELLKQEPVSWEGKLRPPLKDQSVYPPVEHGRLKTWIGVGGSPESVVRAAHYDLPLMLAIIGGDPKRFAPYVDLHQRAYQQFGRTPQPIGVHSPGYIAETDTQAREELWPDYKVMRDRIGKERGWPPMGRDEFVAEAEHGSLYVGAPETVARKIASTVKTLGVARFQLKYSAGPLPHEKLMKSIELYGRKVVPMVRDMLAA